A part of Arachis hypogaea cultivar Tifrunner chromosome 12, arahy.Tifrunner.gnm2.J5K5, whole genome shotgun sequence genomic DNA contains:
- the LOC140176723 gene encoding uncharacterized protein — protein MKAKVPKDFKASDMTPYDGTSDPSHHLSNFRSQMYLTDASDATRCKAFPTTLTKMAIKWFDSLPPRSIASFDDLAKKFQGRFSIQKDKAKHAPSLLGIKQGDRESLRSYMERFNKACLDIQNLPTEVAMMGLINGLREGPFSHSISKKHPTSLNEVQEWAKKYINMVENSRLRIKISGIRIKILQSQILLPTSE, from the coding sequence atgaaagccaaagtcccaaaagacttcaaagcttCCGACATGACCCCATATGATGGTACGTCCGATCCAagccaccacctcagcaactttagAAGCCAGATGTACCTCAcagatgcctcagatgcaacCCGTTGCAAGGCCTTCCCGACCACCCTGACTAAAatggcaataaagtggttcgacagcttgcCTCCAAGATCAATCGCAAGCTTTGATGACCTCGCCAAGAAATTCCAAGGTAGgttctccatacaaaaggacaaagctaaacacgCTCCAAGCCTGCTAGGGATTAAACAGGGTGATCGAGAAagcctccgcagctacatggaaagattcaataaagcatgccttGACATACAGAATCTCCCCACAGAGGTGGCAATGATGGGGCTCATCAACGGTCTACGggaaggaccctttagccactccatatccaagAAGCATCCgacatctctgaacgaagtgcaagaaTGGGCCaaaaagtatatcaacatggtgGAGAACTCCCGATTAAGGATAAAGATTTCAGGAATAAGG